A genomic window from Pygocentrus nattereri isolate fPygNat1 chromosome 22, fPygNat1.pri, whole genome shotgun sequence includes:
- the LOC108413188 gene encoding gastrula zinc finger protein XlCGF26.1-like isoform X1: MASRRHSGTQQTSSGTLHMKTSHRQMQKHSKERNHYCLECGQSFTVQSALKTHQRIHTGEKPYHCSECGKSFTVLYALKTHQRIHTGEKPYHCSECGQSFTQQSTLQNHRRIHTGEKLYHCSECGQSFTQQSNLKSHQRIHTGEKPYHCSECGQSFTQQSTLKIHQRTHTGEKPYHCSECGQSFTQQSNLKTHQRTHTGEKPYHCSECGQSFTAQSHLKTHQRIHTGEKPYHCSECGKRFTEQSAFKNHQRIHTGEKPYRCSECGKSFTKQSTLQSHQRIHTGEKPHHCSECGKSFSKRSHLKIHQRIHTGEKPYHCSECGKSFRKQNNLQNHQVIHTGEKRHHCSECGKSFAQQSTLQNHLRIHTGEKPYYCSECGRSFTQQSNLQKHKCTKSYGGNQQ; the protein is encoded by the coding sequence ATGGCATCCAGAAGACATTCTGGGACTCAGCAAACATCATCTGGTACCCTCCACATGAAGACATCTCACAGACAAATGCAGAAACACAGCAAGGAGAGAAATCACTACTGCTTggagtgtggacagagttttacagtacagagtgctctcaaaacacaccagcgcatccacacaggagagaagccgtatcactgctcagagtgtgggaagagttttactgtactATATgctctcaaaacacaccagcgcatccacacaggagagaagccgtatcactgctcagagtgtggacagagttttactcaacagagtactctccaaaaccaccggcgcatccacacaggagagaagctgtatcactgctcagagtgtggacagagttttactCAACAGAGTAATCTGAAatcacaccagcgcattcacactggagagaagccgtatcactgctcagagtgtggacagagttttactCAACAGAGTACTctcaaaatacaccagcgcactcacacaggagagaagccgtatcactgctcagagtgtggacagagttttactcaacagagtaatctcaaaacacaccagcgcactcacacaggagagaagccgtatcactgctcagagtgtggacagagttttactgcacagagtcatctcaaaacacaccagcgcatccacacaggagagaagccgtatcactgctcagagtgtggcaaGCGTTTTACTGAACAGAGTGCTTTCAAAAaccaccagcgcatccacacaggagagaagccgtatcgctgctcagagtgtgggaagagttttactaaACAGAGTACTCTCCAAAGCCatcagcgcatccacacaggagagaagccgcatcactgctcagagtgtgggaagagttttagtAAACGGAGTCATctcaaaatacaccagcgcatccacacaggagagaagccatatcactgctcagagtgtgggaagagttttagaaaacagaataatctccaaaaccaccaggttattcacacaggagagaagcggcatcactgctcagagtgtgggaagagttttgctCAACAGAGtactctccaaaaccacctgcgcatccacacaggagagaaaccgtattactgctcagagtgtgggaggagttttacTCAGCAGAGTAATCTCCAAAAACACAAGTGCACTAAGAGCTATGGTGGAAATCAGCAGTAA